From the genome of Lotus japonicus ecotype B-129 chromosome 6, LjGifu_v1.2, one region includes:
- the LOC130723517 gene encoding uncharacterized protein LOC130723517 — MALSRKQFSYAKMDKEDPIELIHRRAQFLIHKLLEKADSRRKPSCLRIRISKLKVKIGNRLRRLRKRILSGVSVARVGIQGHVVSQMKTVKRMFGRGRQSIISLPPLMIK, encoded by the coding sequence ATGGCTCTATCTAGGAAGCAATTTTCTTATGCAAAGATGGATAAGGAGGATCCTATAGAGTTAATTCATCGCAGAGCACAGTTCTTGATCCACAAACTATTGGAGAAAGCAGATTCTCGCAGAAAACCATCATGCCTCAGAATCAGAATTTCTAAGTTGAAGGTGAAGATTGGGAACAGATTAAGGAGGCTCAGGAAGAGAATATTGTCTGGTGTCTCTGTAGCTAGAGTTGGGATTCAAGGACATGTTGTGAGTCAAATGAAAACAGTGAAGCGAATGTTTGGTAGAGGAAGACAAAGCATTATAAGCCTTCCTCCTCTCATGATCAAATGA
- the LOC130724456 gene encoding polyadenylate-binding protein RBP45-like, translating to MMQPGHGMAPPTMVQQQPAQQYQQPPPQQQQQPPYAMMPPQAQAPPPHMWAPNVQTPQQQPATAEEVRTLWIGDLQYWMDENYLYTCFAHTGEVTTVKVIRNKQTSQSEGYGFIEFNSRAAAERVLQTFNGAIMPNGGQNFRLNWASLSAGEKRHDDTPDYTIFVGDLAADVTDYLLQETFRARYNSVKGAKVVIDRLSGRTKGYGFVRFADDSEQVRAMTEMQGVLCSTRPMRIGPAATKTPATNQGQPRASYQNHPQGSQNENDPSNTTIFVGNLDPNVNDDHLRQVFSPYGELVHVKIPAGKRCGFVQFADRSGAEEALRVLNGTLLGGQNVRLSWGRSPSNKQAQPDSNQYAAAGGYYGYGQGYENYGYAPSGQDPNAYGSYPGYANYQPQQQQPQQMGYS from the exons ATGATGCAACCAGGACACGGCATGGCTCCACCCACCATGGTGCAGCAGCAACCGGCGCAGCAGTACCAACAGCCGCCGcctcagcagcagcagcaaccgCCTTACGCCATGATGCCTCCCCAGGCTCAAGCGCCGCCGCCTCACATGTGGGCCCCCAACGTCCAGACTCCGCAACAGCAGCCCGCTACCGCTGAGGAGGTCCGCACTCTCTGGATCGGCGATTTGCAGTACTGGATGGACGAGAATTACCTCTACACCTGCTTCGCTCACACCGGCGAg GTGACGACTGTGAAGGTGATTAGGAACAAGCAAACTTCTCAGTCGGAGGGTTATGGGTTTATAGAGTTTAACAGTCGTGCTGCTGCTGAGAGAGTGCTGCAGACGTTCAACGGGGCGATTATGCCGAACGGTGGACAGAATTTTAGGTTGAACTGGGCTTCTCTCAGTGCTGGCGAGAAGCGCCATGATGATACTCCTGATTATACTATTTTTGTTGGTGATTTGGCTGCGGATGTTACTGATTATCTCCTTCAGGAGACATTTAGAGCTCGTTATAACTCGGTGAAGGGGGCTAAGGTTGTTATTGATAGGCTCTCTGGTAGGACTAAGGGTTATGGTTTTGTGAGGTTTGCTGATGACAGTGAGCAAGTGAGAGCTATGACTGAGATGCAAGGGGTTCTGTGCTCGACAAGACCAATGAGGATTGGTCCAGCCGCTACTAAAACCCCTGCCACCAATCAGGGTCAGCCGAGAG CTTCCTATCAGAACCACCCTCAAGGCTCACAAAACGAGAATGATCCATCTAATACAACT ATTTTTGTTGGCAACTTGGATCCTAATGTCAATGATGATCATTTGAGGCAAGTTTTCAGCCCATACGGAGAATTAGTTCATGTGAAGATTCCAGCAGGCAAGCGATGTGGATTTGTCCAATTTGCAGATAG GAGCGGTGCTGAAGAGGCACTACGGGTTTTAAATGGAACACTGTTGGGTGGGCAAAATGTCCGTCTGTCATGGGGACGCAGTCCTTCTAACAAACAG GCTCAGCCAGATTCAAACCAGTACGCGGCTGCTGGTGGATATTATGGATATGGTCAGGGATATGAAAATTATGGTTATGCTCCTTCTGGTCAGGATCCCAATGCGTATGGCAGTTATCCAGGGTATGCGAATTACCAACCACAGCAGCAACAGCCACAGCAAATGGGATATAGTTGA
- the LOC130724455 gene encoding uncharacterized protein LOC130724455 isoform X1, producing the protein MDLHLKGLFDRFQEQFGCGPGLGPGSGTCLMKVDGIAPNFIRSIYKASAALYRAEPWKRLRPGHFFGVRVGKDSDWNGKKQPFPCVQFIGGDGGDIGFYMFRSESDAKKMTGPRETVRVPNVELLRVTYEKESMMFPSNRKMIKSLSLEASGMDRFPVIDVARCTISGELRFRNPTLEELKFVYGFMKAISLVHSLLQVDREIGSKYSTAVNFEHFIETVDVQWPPEVTKGGYDLVAVTISHPPGQAYDDKSSSMSAGSTPTKFREPPSEDTFNDTKAYSSTGIRECAMCEKEVHGEQSLCCGRCRAVIYCSSICQKQHWSEAHKSLCGLYKAMMEREEELTIKIFLFPCSADQPCKWLESLGIHQKGMWSRKCSCNSHCPLGLLPVKGGLRELWGELDDYEYPHDSPFNNHFSSSPFLLSGWSEYYTLRSLPLSSPVADILSHPLTVYHILTTLNISSKNLILQGKEVIVHYLGPEGELDWMPAFAEVGHLLNGLGNVQIVMVGPEVPTNLSGTTSGIGSRVRVNLVRGIYQVEASYLPSPHVVIALNSKLESYSTWGGALDLIKSMDVPAFFTDQSEVSCVNAKQVLRNAGLHITQPVTPNPFRSPVKNLTPSSNLPSYSNGFVFGVNT; encoded by the coding sequence ATGGATTTGCATTTGAAGGGTCTGTTTGATAGATTTCAGGAGCAGTTTGGGTGTGGTCCTGGGCTTGGTCCTGGATCTGGGACATGTTTGATGAAAGTGGATGGCATTGCTCCTAATTTCATTAGATCTATATACAAAGCATCTGCGGCATTGTATCGGGCTGAGCCGTGGAAGAGGCTGCGTCCGGGGCACTTTTTCGGTGTCCGGGTTGGGAAAGATTCGGATTGGAATGGCAAGAAACAGCCTTTTCCGTGTGTCCAGTTCATTGGAGGTGATGGAGGGGATATTGGTTTCTACATGTTTAGATCAGAAAGTGATGCGAAGAAAATGACAGGGCCTAGAGAGACCGTTCGTGTTCCAAATGTTGAGCTTCTCAGGGTTACATATGAAAAGGAGTCCATGATGTTCCCTTCTAATCGCAAGATGATCAAGTCTTTGTCGCTGGAAGCGTCCGGCATGGATCGATTTCCTGTGATTGATGTTGCCCGATGCACGATTTCTGGTGAGCTTCGATTTAGAAATCCTACACTGGAAGAGCTTAAGTTTGTCTATGGATTCATGAAAGCCATTTCTCTGGTCCACTCTTTACTTCAGGTGGACAGGGAAATTGGTTCAAAGTATTCAACAGCGGTGAATTTTGAACATTTCATAGAGACGGTTGATGTTCAGTGGCCTCCAGAAGTAACTAAAGGAGGTTATGACCTTGTTGCTGTTACTATCTCACACCCACCTGGTCAGGCATATGATGACAAATCTAGTAGCATGAGTGCTGGATCAACCCCAACCAAATTTAGAGAACCCCCCAGCGAGGACACTTTCAATGACACAAAAGCATACTCAAGTACTGGTATAAGAGAGTGTGCAATGTGTGAGAAGGAAGTGCATGGAGAACAGTCACTTTGTTGTGGGCGGTGCAGAGCAGTTATTTACTGCAGTTCAATCTGCCAGAAGCAACACTGGAGTGAGGCACACAAAAGCTTGTGTGGACTTTACAAGGCCATGATGGAAAGGGAAGAAGAGCTTACTATAAAAATCTTCTTGTTCCCATGTTCTGCTGACCAGCCTTGCAAGTGGCTTGAATCATTAGGCATCCACCAGAAGGGTATGTGGAGCAGAAAGTGCAGTTGCAATTCACACTGCCCTCTTGGTCTCCTTCCAGTGAAAGGTGGACTGCGGGAACTATGGGGTGAACTGGATGATTATGAATATCCTCATGACTCCCCATTCAACAACCATTTCAGCTCAAGCCCGTTTCTTCTCTCTGGTTGGTCCGAGTACTACACGCTTCGCTCACTTCCATTGTCAAGTCCTGTTGCCGACATTCTCTCGCATCCATTGACCGTGTATCACATACTGACTACTCTTAACATAAGTTCAAAGAACCTGATACTGCAAGGGAAGGAGGTAATTGTTCACTACCTTGGACCTGAAGGCGAGTTGGATTGGATGCCAGCATTTGCAGAAGTTGGTCATTTGCTTAATGGATTGGGTAATGTACAGATAGTGATGGTGGGACCAGAAGTTCCAACGAATTTGTCAGGTACAACTTCAGGAATAGGTAGCAGAGTCAGGGTGAATCTTGTGAGGGGTATTTATCAGGTGGAAGCCTCTTACCTACCTTCTCCCCATGTTGTCATTGCTTTAAACTCCAAATTAGAAAGCTATTCTACCTGGGGTGGAGCTCTTGATTTGATTAAATCAATGGATGTGCCTGCTTTCTTCACTGATCAATCTGAAGTTTCATGTGTAAATGCTAAACAAGTCCTTCGCAATGCTGGACTGCACATCACGCAACCGGTGACCCCAAATCCTTTCCGGTCACCCGTGAAAAACCTCACTCCTTCTAGCAATCTTCCTTCATACAGCAATGGTTTTGTGTTTGGGGTGAACACTTGA
- the LOC130724455 gene encoding uncharacterized protein LOC130724455 isoform X2 — MKVDGIAPNFIRSIYKASAALYRAEPWKRLRPGHFFGVRVGKDSDWNGKKQPFPCVQFIGGDGGDIGFYMFRSESDAKKMTGPRETVRVPNVELLRVTYEKESMMFPSNRKMIKSLSLEASGMDRFPVIDVARCTISGELRFRNPTLEELKFVYGFMKAISLVHSLLQVDREIGSKYSTAVNFEHFIETVDVQWPPEVTKGGYDLVAVTISHPPGQAYDDKSSSMSAGSTPTKFREPPSEDTFNDTKAYSSTGIRECAMCEKEVHGEQSLCCGRCRAVIYCSSICQKQHWSEAHKSLCGLYKAMMEREEELTIKIFLFPCSADQPCKWLESLGIHQKGMWSRKCSCNSHCPLGLLPVKGGLRELWGELDDYEYPHDSPFNNHFSSSPFLLSGWSEYYTLRSLPLSSPVADILSHPLTVYHILTTLNISSKNLILQGKEVIVHYLGPEGELDWMPAFAEVGHLLNGLGNVQIVMVGPEVPTNLSGTTSGIGSRVRVNLVRGIYQVEASYLPSPHVVIALNSKLESYSTWGGALDLIKSMDVPAFFTDQSEVSCVNAKQVLRNAGLHITQPVTPNPFRSPVKNLTPSSNLPSYSNGFVFGVNT, encoded by the coding sequence ATGAAAGTGGATGGCATTGCTCCTAATTTCATTAGATCTATATACAAAGCATCTGCGGCATTGTATCGGGCTGAGCCGTGGAAGAGGCTGCGTCCGGGGCACTTTTTCGGTGTCCGGGTTGGGAAAGATTCGGATTGGAATGGCAAGAAACAGCCTTTTCCGTGTGTCCAGTTCATTGGAGGTGATGGAGGGGATATTGGTTTCTACATGTTTAGATCAGAAAGTGATGCGAAGAAAATGACAGGGCCTAGAGAGACCGTTCGTGTTCCAAATGTTGAGCTTCTCAGGGTTACATATGAAAAGGAGTCCATGATGTTCCCTTCTAATCGCAAGATGATCAAGTCTTTGTCGCTGGAAGCGTCCGGCATGGATCGATTTCCTGTGATTGATGTTGCCCGATGCACGATTTCTGGTGAGCTTCGATTTAGAAATCCTACACTGGAAGAGCTTAAGTTTGTCTATGGATTCATGAAAGCCATTTCTCTGGTCCACTCTTTACTTCAGGTGGACAGGGAAATTGGTTCAAAGTATTCAACAGCGGTGAATTTTGAACATTTCATAGAGACGGTTGATGTTCAGTGGCCTCCAGAAGTAACTAAAGGAGGTTATGACCTTGTTGCTGTTACTATCTCACACCCACCTGGTCAGGCATATGATGACAAATCTAGTAGCATGAGTGCTGGATCAACCCCAACCAAATTTAGAGAACCCCCCAGCGAGGACACTTTCAATGACACAAAAGCATACTCAAGTACTGGTATAAGAGAGTGTGCAATGTGTGAGAAGGAAGTGCATGGAGAACAGTCACTTTGTTGTGGGCGGTGCAGAGCAGTTATTTACTGCAGTTCAATCTGCCAGAAGCAACACTGGAGTGAGGCACACAAAAGCTTGTGTGGACTTTACAAGGCCATGATGGAAAGGGAAGAAGAGCTTACTATAAAAATCTTCTTGTTCCCATGTTCTGCTGACCAGCCTTGCAAGTGGCTTGAATCATTAGGCATCCACCAGAAGGGTATGTGGAGCAGAAAGTGCAGTTGCAATTCACACTGCCCTCTTGGTCTCCTTCCAGTGAAAGGTGGACTGCGGGAACTATGGGGTGAACTGGATGATTATGAATATCCTCATGACTCCCCATTCAACAACCATTTCAGCTCAAGCCCGTTTCTTCTCTCTGGTTGGTCCGAGTACTACACGCTTCGCTCACTTCCATTGTCAAGTCCTGTTGCCGACATTCTCTCGCATCCATTGACCGTGTATCACATACTGACTACTCTTAACATAAGTTCAAAGAACCTGATACTGCAAGGGAAGGAGGTAATTGTTCACTACCTTGGACCTGAAGGCGAGTTGGATTGGATGCCAGCATTTGCAGAAGTTGGTCATTTGCTTAATGGATTGGGTAATGTACAGATAGTGATGGTGGGACCAGAAGTTCCAACGAATTTGTCAGGTACAACTTCAGGAATAGGTAGCAGAGTCAGGGTGAATCTTGTGAGGGGTATTTATCAGGTGGAAGCCTCTTACCTACCTTCTCCCCATGTTGTCATTGCTTTAAACTCCAAATTAGAAAGCTATTCTACCTGGGGTGGAGCTCTTGATTTGATTAAATCAATGGATGTGCCTGCTTTCTTCACTGATCAATCTGAAGTTTCATGTGTAAATGCTAAACAAGTCCTTCGCAATGCTGGACTGCACATCACGCAACCGGTGACCCCAAATCCTTTCCGGTCACCCGTGAAAAACCTCACTCCTTCTAGCAATCTTCCTTCATACAGCAATGGTTTTGTGTTTGGGGTGAACACTTGA
- the LOC130723343 gene encoding 15.4 kDa class V heat shock protein: MEFPAPYAVPWQYLLPHNRLSPYNIIPENYVQWTETPESHIFSADIPGVRKEELKVELEDSRYLIIRTVAVDESTEPARKFKRKFRLPARVDLDGITAGYEDGVLTVTVPRSLRRDFYIDVSDELGRVGVLASAA, translated from the exons ATGGAGTTCCCAGCACCTTATGCAGTTCCATGGCAGTACCTTCTCCCTCATAACCGCCTCTCTCCCTACAACATCATCCCAGAAAACTATGTTCAGTGGACAGAAACACCTGAATCTCACATTTTCTCAGCTGACATCCCTG GGGTGAGGAAAGAAGAGCTCAAGGTGGAACTTGAGGACTCAAGGTACCTTATAATCAGAACTGTAGCAGTGGATGAATCCACAGAGCCTGCGAGGAAATTCAAGAGGAAGTTCCGGCTGCCCGCGAGGGTTGATCTTGATGGCATCACTGCTGGATATGAAGATGGTGTCTTAACTGTTACAGTTCCAAGATCATTAAGGAGAGATTTCTATATTGACGTTTCTGATGAGCTTGGGAGAGTAGGAGTTCTTGCAAGTGCTGCTTGA